From Apium graveolens cultivar Ventura chromosome 9, ASM990537v1, whole genome shotgun sequence, the proteins below share one genomic window:
- the LOC141683227 gene encoding uncharacterized protein LOC141683227, whose translation MDTEIENENTRRELAKDPKRKAKRSNDPGWKYAYYPLPDTNKDIIKCILCGNQNHGGMNRFKHHLIGGYPDIVKCSKTTKEIANEMHEFVQNKKRKNKKNVQHVEEENSDDDVQEIPSTAASNTLQSSKSGAGKKDKAAAQSFSFKKPAASSKSVASMLMRTPEQVVEDRHTPGAKQTTLENRLRTPEEKERVHMHIANFFYECGIPFNAANSRSYEVMIESIGQYGPGLKPPTYHDLRVPLLKKAKEETEKLKEKHEKAWKMYGCTLMSDGWTDRQGRSLINFLANSPQGAFFLGSVNASSESHDAQMLANLLESKIKEIGEKNVVQVVTDNGANYKLAGQILEIRMPTLFWTPCAAHCLDLMLEDVGKIPSFKKAINQARRCTTFIYRHGRILDAMREKTNGGDLVRTGATRFATAFLTLQCLQKYQEPLRYLFCGLDWTRSKLAKTENGRRVCDTVLSSIFWGSVDDCVSASKLLLQVLRIADGDERPALAEVASAIDYAKVQIKKIFGSGKIAIRNKVVKIIEDRWNNQMGKPLYGAALFLNPGKYFDLLETDLAYASRVREDFNDVLEKMVVDRDTRNKISNSADAYKNTREGFSREMAIEHRKEKCPLDWWDAYGGRAVEL comes from the exons ATGGACACTGAAATTGAAAATGAAAATACAAGAAGAGAGTTGGCTAAAGATCCCAAAAGAAAAGCTAAAAGATCAAATGATCCGGGATGGAAATATGCATATTATCCCCTTCCGGACACTAATAAAGATATTATAAAATGTATTCTTTGCGGGAATCAAAATCATGGAGGAATGAATCGGTTTAAACATCACTTAATTGGAGGCTATCCGGATATTGTCAAGTGTTCCAAAACAACCAAAGAAATTGCCAACGAAATGCATGAGTTTGTGCAAAATAAAAAGAGGAAGAATAAAAAAAATGTGCAACATGTTGAGGAAGAGAACAGTGATGATGATGTTCAAGAAATACCTTCAACAGCAGCCTCAAATACTCTCCAAAGTTCAAAATCAGGTGCTGGGAAAAAAGACAAGGCTGCTGCTCAGTCATTTTCATTCAAAAAACCAGCAGCTAGCTCAAAATCTGTTGCTTCCATGCTCATGAGGACTCCAGAACAGGTTGTTGAAGATCGGCACACACCAGGAGCAAAGCAAACAACTTTGGAAAATCGTCTAAGGACTCCAGAAGAGAAGGAACGAGTTCATATGCATATTGCAAACTTTTTCTATGAATGTGGGATTCCTTTCAATGCTGCAAACTCTAGGAGTTATGAGGTGATGATCGAATCCATAGGCCAATACGGTCCCGGTTTGAAGCCTCCAACATATCATGATTTGAGGGTGCCTCTACTTAAAAAAGCAAAAGAAGAAACAGAAAAATTGAAGGAAAAGCACGAGAAGGCTTGGAAGATGTATGGTTGCACTCTTATGTCGGATGGATGGACGGATAGACAAGGAAGGAGTCTTATAAACTTCCTTGCTAATAGTCCCCAAGGTGCTTTCTTTTTGGGTTCTGTGAATGCTTCAAGCGAATCACACGATGCACAAATGTTGGCGAACTTACTTGAAAGCAAGATCAAGGAAATTGGGGAGAAAAATGTTGTTCAAGTAGTGACTGATAATGGGGCAAATTACAAGCTAGCTGGACAGATTTTGGAGATTAGGATGCCTACACTATTTTGGACTCCATGTGCCGCGCATTGCCTTGATTTGATGTTGGAGGACGTTGGCAAAATCCCAAGCTTTAAGAAGGCAATTAATCAAGCAAGAAGATGCACTACATTTATCTATAGGCATGGGCGTATCCTTGATGCTATGAGGGAGAAGACTAATGGAGGGGACTTGGTGAGGACTGGAGCTACAAGGTTTGCTACTGCCTTTCTTACATTACAGTGCCTGCAAAAGTACCAAGAGCCATTGCGGTACTTATTTTGTGGCTTAGATTGGACCAGGTCCAAGTTGGCTAAAACAGAAAATGGAAGGAGGGTTTGTGACACTGTTCTCTCTTCTATCTTTTGGGGTAGTGTTGATGATTGTGTAAGTGCATCAAAGCTGCTTCTTCAGGTGTTGCGCATAGCTGATGGTGACGAAAGGCCTGCTTTGGCAGAGGTTGCATCTGCTATTGATTATGCAAAAGTCCAAATCAAGAAAATATTTGGAAGTGGAAAAATTGCTATTCGGAACAAAGTAGTGAAGATCATTGAGGATCGTTGGAATAATCAGATGGGAAAACCTTTGTATGGGGCTGCCTTGTTTCTTAATCCGGGAAAGTATTTTGATCTTCTTGAGACAGATCTTGCCTATGCCTCTCGAGTAAGGGAAGACTTCAATGATGTGCTTGAGAAGATGGTCGTGGATCGAGATACAAGGAACAAAATAAGTAACTCTGCCGATGCCTACAAAAATACACGAGAAGGCTTTTCTAGGGAGATGGCTATTGAGCATAGAAAGGAAAAATGTCCTC TTGATTGGTGGGATGCATATGGAGGTCGTGCAGTTGAACTCTAA